In Spiroplasma sp. SV19, one DNA window encodes the following:
- the rpsU gene encoding 30S ribosomal protein S21, which translates to MATVVVKAGEPLDKALKRFNKVSSVKRKEARKREHWMSKKEKRRYKQEQSRSFR; encoded by the coding sequence ATGGCTACTGTTGTTGTCAAAGCAGGAGAACCGCTAGACAAAGCTTTAAAGCGTTTTAACAAGGTTTCTTCGGTAAAACGAAAAGAAGCCCGTAAGCGAGAGCATTGAATGAGCAAAAAGGAAAAAAGACGCTATAAACAAGAGCAATCTCGTAGTTTTCGTTAA
- a CDS encoding FtsX-like permease family protein codes for MFKFTIYQFKKNWYISLGTYCTLFIGALFIGTFLNLLIASFINSAKPNTTNTTLFFIIYFGLVTLISLLIIKTILKLNFNLKLEQYMNLRILGFRISKIRWIVFLENIIFLLPILILAFGLSFPCANYFIKILIQKEIVDSNFVLYQNPGLIVGYVIIGTIMVNTLLYLATLKVKTISITKINNKNKDNKKIWWVKIILGCLFLSSAFGIYYSNARLDGATFLFGGLFMIIGFSLVGKDIIRLILLGLTQISKKSVYFQNAIKEFYNALNKLFQIILVTIIIIFFLIYSLYGLRIGSTPTVVNEPSNNHEQLIVFKHALEFLGTVLLYVMGVYAVVIAINYLWIFIISNRTEYQLLRKLGYQKSKIYWHIFYQTILLSFFGVIFSYLPTLFIGLMFDEQHLLQEPLIWILTPIILFSVIIIISFSILYYQFQFKNYFKNRAFKTKFNLK; via the coding sequence ATGTTTAAATTTACTATTTATCAATTTAAGAAAAATTGGTATATATCATTGGGAACTTATTGTACTCTTTTTATTGGAGCATTATTTATTGGCACATTTTTAAACTTATTAATAGCTAGCTTTATTAATAGTGCAAAACCTAATACAACAAATACAACGTTGTTTTTTATCATTTATTTTGGTTTAGTTACTTTAATATCGTTATTAATAATTAAAACAATTTTAAAGTTAAATTTTAATTTAAAATTAGAACAATACATGAACTTAAGAATTTTAGGTTTTCGTATTAGTAAAATTCGATGAATAGTTTTTTTAGAAAATATTATTTTTTTGTTGCCAATTTTAATTCTAGCTTTTGGATTATCTTTTCCATGTGCGAATTATTTTATTAAAATATTGATTCAAAAAGAAATTGTTGATTCTAATTTTGTTTTATATCAAAATCCAGGATTAATTGTTGGATATGTTATTATTGGAACAATAATGGTTAATACTCTTTTATATTTAGCAACTTTAAAAGTAAAAACAATTAGTATTACAAAAATAAACAATAAGAATAAAGATAACAAAAAAATTTGATGAGTAAAAATTATATTAGGTTGTCTCTTCCTTAGTTCTGCTTTTGGGATTTATTATTCTAATGCAAGATTAGATGGTGCTACTTTTTTATTTGGTGGGTTATTTATGATTATTGGATTTAGTTTAGTTGGTAAAGACATTATAAGGCTAATTTTATTAGGACTTACTCAAATAAGTAAAAAGAGCGTATATTTTCAAAATGCTATTAAAGAGTTTTATAATGCTTTAAATAAACTATTTCAAATTATTTTAGTAACAATCATTATTATTTTTTTCTTAATATATTCATTATATGGTCTTAGGATTGGTTCTACCCCTACAGTTGTTAATGAGCCAAGTAATAATCATGAGCAATTAATTGTCTTTAAACATGCGTTAGAATTTTTAGGAACAGTTCTGCTTTATGTAATGGGTGTTTATGCAGTTGTTATTGCTATTAATTATTTATGAATTTTTATAATTAGTAATCGGACAGAATATCAACTATTAAGAAAACTAGGTTATCAAAAAAGTAAAATATATTGACATATTTTTTATCAAACAATTTTATTGAGTTTTTTTGGGGTAATTTTTAGTTACTTGCCAACATTATTTATTGGTTTAATGTTTGATGAACAACATCTTTTACAAGAACCACTTATTTGAATTTTAACGCCAATAATTTTATTTAGTGTAATTATAATCATTAGTTTTAGTATTCTTTATTATCAGTTTCAATTTAAAAATTATTTTAAAAATAGAGCTTTTAAAACTAAATTCAATCTTAAATAA
- a CDS encoding ABC transporter ATP-binding protein, translated as MTQAIVIKNVSKNNILNTINLEINNQEIISIMGFSGSGKTTLLNLMSGLDKPSSGLIEINGVNLTTLKEPKLTKFRAENISYIFQDYKLIDYLTIKENILITQRINKQKIDNNKLDYLIKSLNLEQVKNLKINYLSGGQKQRVAIARALIGNNNFIFADEPTGALDLITRDQILKELINNVKHFQKTLIIVTHDPYVAQYSNRIIFIDNQQIESIHQQMELTEIENKMKALFKNV; from the coding sequence ATGACACAAGCAATAGTGATAAAAAATGTTAGTAAAAATAATATTTTAAATACCATTAATCTTGAGATTAATAACCAAGAAATTATTTCAATTATGGGTTTTAGTGGTTCTGGGAAAACTACGTTATTGAATTTAATGTCAGGGCTTGATAAACCATCAAGTGGCTTGATTGAAATCAATGGGGTAAATCTTACTACCTTAAAAGAACCTAAATTAACAAAATTTCGGGCAGAAAATATTTCATACATTTTTCAAGATTATAAATTAATTGATTATTTAACAATTAAAGAAAATATTTTAATTACCCAAAGAATTAATAAACAAAAGATTGATAATAACAAGTTAGATTATTTAATAAAATCCTTGAATTTAGAACAAGTAAAAAATTTAAAAATTAATTATTTAAGTGGTGGGCAAAAACAACGTGTGGCAATTGCTCGGGCTTTAATTGGCAATAATAATTTTATTTTTGCTGATGAACCAACAGGAGCGTTAGATTTAATTACTAGAGATCAGATTTTAAAAGAATTAATTAATAATGTTAAACATTTTCAAAAAACATTAATTATTGTTACGCATGATCCATATGTTGCTCAATATTCAAATCGAATTATTTTTATTGATAACCAGCAAATTGAATCAATTCATCAGCAAATGGAACTTACTGAAATTGAAAATAAAATGAAAGCATTATTTAAGAATGTTTAA
- a CDS encoding translocator protein, with product MNYENLTLFFTKYNTFKYKGDFFFKDARFQSEMDKARMTADRTDNMFKSLLDQNLGQKIRNYFSYLPSEYNFEIKNLTHFNSYQLNTLYSLKFQLKITSLKNNFNFIQDNLVLQFTETKQYDEQRWLTIYLDYLESWGSFLWAKKYPGFENNGHLPNHPFAKWTTEDDKKAFTKNNDDTVLGFLSKYYTNLFSNQGIEEDLWLYQDKQFQVNTLDYQYLGPTPCDSNGQEGVRAQVTLLFTSFENFEITATKSYELWMEYSHV from the coding sequence TTGAATTATGAAAATTTAACATTATTTTTTACAAAATATAATACTTTTAAATATAAAGGTGATTTTTTCTTTAAGGATGCCCGATTTCAAAGCGAAATGGATAAAGCGCGAATGACTGCTGATCGTACCGATAATATGTTCAAGAGTTTGTTAGATCAAAATTTAGGACAAAAAATTCGGAACTACTTTTCTTATTTGCCAAGTGAATATAACTTTGAAATTAAGAATTTAACCCATTTTAATAGCTATCAATTAAATACGCTTTATTCTTTAAAATTTCAACTCAAAATTACTAGTTTGAAAAATAACTTTAATTTTATTCAAGATAACTTAGTATTGCAATTTACTGAAACAAAACAATATGATGAACAACGATGATTAACGATTTATTTAGATTATTTAGAAAGCTGAGGAAGTTTTCTATGAGCAAAAAAATATCCTGGTTTTGAAAATAATGGCCATTTACCAAATCACCCTTTTGCAAAATGAACAACAGAAGATGATAAAAAAGCTTTTACAAAAAATAATGATGACACAGTATTAGGATTTTTGTCAAAATACTATACTAATCTTTTTAGTAATCAAGGAATCGAAGAAGATTTATGGCTTTATCAAGATAAACAATTTCAAGTAAATACGCTTGATTACCAGTATTTAGGACCAACACCGTGTGATTCTAATGGCCAAGAAGGTGTTCGTGCGCAAGTTACCTTACTTTTCACAAGTTTCGAAAATTTCGAGATTACAGCAACCAAAAGTTATGAATTATGAATGGAGTATTCTCATGTTTAG
- a CDS encoding HAD-IC family P-type ATPase gives MSYDNETTTKAIATEVGITSYYANVSPLAKATIVESIQETGQVTAYVGDGINDLVALKQADFAIAMGQGSEVAIQNSDITIIKPNIFNIYKVFVLTKLTRRLIWWNFFWAFSYNLITIPLAMLGIIPPLIGAIVMGASQLLVLLNSLVFNNFKVKFK, from the coding sequence TTGTCATATGATAATGAGACAACAACAAAAGCAATTGCTACAGAAGTTGGGATTACTAGTTATTATGCTAATGTTTCACCATTAGCAAAAGCAACGATTGTTGAATCCATTCAAGAAACAGGGCAAGTAACAGCATATGTTGGTGATGGAATTAATGATTTAGTGGCGTTGAAACAAGCTGATTTTGCAATTGCGATGGGACAAGGGAGTGAAGTAGCAATTCAAAATAGTGATATTACAATTATTAAACCAAATATTTTTAATATTTATAAGGTTTTTGTATTAACAAAATTAACACGGCGCTTAATTTGATGAAACTTCTTTTGAGCTTTTAGTTATAACTTAATTACTATTCCCTTAGCAATGTTAGGCATTATTCCGCCCCTAATTGGAGCAATTGTGATGGGTGCTAGTCAGTTGTTAGTCTTGTTAAATTCATTAGTTTTTAATAATTTCAAAGTTAAATTTAAGTAA
- a CDS encoding cation-translocating P-type ATPase, giving the protein MQKQQKTKLTTRQIRDLYELIIAIILDIPLLLGMIPSLTILHNQWLQLTFATIILLYCGRRYYINMFNEIFRWHLLGMNTLIGLGTLLSYGYSIYLIASHSSYMLLFETAGTIIMIMLLGNIINTSVQRKVTAGIEGVITLQVEEANRVDVKQKVTVINTKEVNVGDILLIKKGEKIPVDGIIQQGTGYVNEAMLTGESNIIVKELGTEVIGGTVNMGEPFYLQATKVGKDTVLANILQKVDEIQSQKPRIQRIADQIAKWFTPLILIVALVTFLCQYFIFHKGDVAKGLDIAITVIVISCPCALGLATPLAVAVGFGKALKEGVIFNNTNAFEKINKIDAIAFDKTGTITTGELTVHQFLGDQVNSKYIYHLEKLSAHPIAKSIVNFFRSEQGEIIFQQFKEEAGLGLYGVYNNNVYQAMSYHTAVKKDFQNLLAPQVAALSAPNPILIALVINQTITNVLVLTDTVRPDAASTIGKFTKKHITTHMISGDKFLYN; this is encoded by the coding sequence ATGCAAAAACAACAGAAGACCAAATTAACAACTCGACAAATTCGTGATTTGTATGAATTAATTATTGCAATTATTTTAGATATTCCGTTATTGCTAGGAATGATTCCTAGTTTAACTATTTTACATAACCAATGATTACAATTAACTTTTGCGACCATTATTTTACTTTATTGTGGTCGTCGTTATTATATTAATATGTTTAATGAAATTTTCCGGTGACATTTGTTGGGAATGAATACCTTAATTGGTTTGGGAACATTACTATCGTATGGTTATAGTATTTATTTAATTGCTAGTCATAGTAGTTATATGCTATTATTTGAAACTGCTGGAACAATTATTATGATTATGCTATTAGGAAATATTATTAATACTAGTGTTCAACGTAAAGTGACAGCTGGAATTGAAGGGGTAATTACCTTACAAGTTGAAGAGGCTAACCGTGTTGATGTTAAACAAAAGGTAACAGTTATAAATACAAAAGAGGTTAATGTTGGGGACATTTTATTAATTAAGAAGGGGGAAAAAATCCCCGTTGATGGAATTATCCAACAAGGAACAGGTTATGTCAATGAAGCAATGCTAACTGGAGAAAGCAATATTATTGTCAAAGAACTTGGAACGGAGGTCATTGGTGGTACTGTGAATATGGGTGAGCCGTTTTATCTTCAAGCAACAAAAGTTGGGAAAGATACTGTTTTGGCCAATATTTTACAGAAAGTGGATGAAATTCAAAGCCAAAAACCCCGCATTCAACGGATTGCTGATCAAATTGCAAAATGATTTACCCCCTTGATTCTAATTGTTGCGCTTGTCACTTTTTTGTGTCAGTATTTTATTTTTCACAAAGGTGATGTTGCCAAAGGCCTTGATATTGCTATTACCGTCATTGTTATTAGTTGTCCTTGTGCACTAGGGTTAGCAACCCCCTTAGCTGTTGCGGTTGGTTTTGGTAAAGCACTAAAAGAAGGTGTTATTTTTAACAACACTAATGCCTTTGAAAAAATTAATAAAATTGATGCGATTGCATTTGATAAAACCGGAACCATCACAACGGGGGAATTAACAGTGCACCAGTTTTTAGGTGATCAGGTTAATAGCAAGTACATTTATCATTTAGAAAAGTTATCGGCGCATCCAATTGCAAAAAGTATTGTAAATTTCTTTCGTTCTGAGCAAGGCGAAATTATTTTTCAACAATTTAAGGAAGAAGCGGGTCTTGGATTATATGGGGTGTATAACAACAATGTTTATCAAGCAATGAGTTATCACACGGCAGTTAAAAAAGATTTTCAAAATTTGTTAGCCCCACAAGTTGCTGCTTTATCAGCGCCTAATCCAATTTTAATTGCGTTAGTAATTAATCAAACAATTACTAATGTGCTTGTTTTAACCGATACGGTTCGTCCTGATGCTGCATCAACGATAGGCAAGTTCACAAAAAAACATATTACAACGCATATGATTAGTGGTGATAAGTTTCTTTACAACTAA
- a CDS encoding heavy-metal-associated domain-containing protein: MTLVKIHVPELTCSSCAMAIEKKLKKIPHIEFQIGVVTRTVKITYDETLVSKEAVLQQIKKAGYDFDEVATEQL; the protein is encoded by the coding sequence ATGACTCTTGTTAAAATTCATGTGCCTGAACTTACATGTAGTAGTTGTGCAATGGCAATTGAAAAGAAATTAAAAAAAATCCCTCACATTGAATTTCAAATTGGGGTTGTAACACGAACTGTTAAAATTACTTATGATGAAACGCTTGTTTCAAAAGAAGCAGTTTTGCAACAGATTAAAAAAGCTGGTTATGATTTTGATGAAGTTGCAACTGAACAGTTGTAA
- a CDS encoding replication-associated recombination protein A yields MQQPLAFVLRPTTIADIIGQSHIINDQNGLISRMLKYNYASSLIFYGDPGVGKSSIARALANDLQLEYAVFNAEIDKKQDLENIIKRAQNIDRFIIIVEEVHRMNKDRQDILLQYLESGHLIMFACTTENPYFVINPALRSRANIIKLERITVDEMLTGLKKLIATKKLALAITAEALVLICQLASGDLRIAINILELCLNLYPDEEITAEIITSIAPTANLINFADGDEHHDLKSALQKAIRGSDVDAALHYFARLLASGDHEALLRRMLIIAYEDIGLANPAIPMHVKTAIDTFRQIGLPEGRIPLGLAIIEMCLSEKSNSAYLATDQAYEDVLQGKIYPIPHHLRDNSYASAVKLGNGIGYQYPHDFPNDYVAQQYSPKEMLGTVYYHPKLHSVYEKRINDLYYHFTKKTK; encoded by the coding sequence ATGCAACAACCATTAGCGTTCGTATTACGCCCAACAACAATTGCTGATATTATTGGGCAAAGCCATATTATTAATGATCAAAATGGTCTTATTTCTCGGATGTTGAAATATAACTATGCTAGTTCATTAATTTTTTATGGTGACCCTGGTGTTGGGAAAAGTAGTATTGCTCGAGCTTTGGCTAATGACTTACAATTAGAATATGCTGTTTTTAATGCTGAAATTGATAAAAAACAAGATTTAGAAAATATTATTAAAAGAGCTCAGAATATTGATCGTTTTATTATTATTGTAGAAGAAGTTCATCGGATGAATAAAGACCGACAAGATATTTTATTACAATATTTAGAAAGTGGACATTTAATTATGTTTGCTTGTACAACAGAGAATCCTTATTTTGTCATCAATCCCGCGTTGCGCTCGCGGGCAAATATTATTAAATTAGAACGAATTACTGTTGATGAAATGTTAACGGGATTAAAAAAGTTAATTGCAACTAAAAAATTAGCATTGGCAATTACAGCAGAAGCATTAGTTTTAATATGTCAATTAGCAAGTGGTGATTTACGAATAGCAATTAATATTTTAGAATTATGTTTAAATTTATATCCGGACGAAGAAATTACGGCAGAAATTATTACAAGTATTGCCCCCACAGCAAACTTAATTAATTTTGCCGATGGTGATGAACACCATGATTTAAAGTCGGCCTTACAAAAAGCAATTCGTGGGAGTGATGTTGATGCTGCGTTACATTATTTTGCACGGTTATTAGCAAGTGGTGATCATGAAGCTTTATTACGACGAATGTTAATTATTGCTTATGAAGATATTGGATTAGCTAATCCTGCCATTCCAATGCATGTTAAAACAGCGATTGATACTTTTCGTCAAATTGGCTTACCCGAAGGGCGCATTCCGTTGGGTTTAGCAATTATTGAAATGTGTTTAAGTGAGAAATCGAATAGTGCTTATTTAGCAACTGACCAAGCTTATGAAGATGTTTTGCAAGGGAAAATCTATCCAATTCCGCATCATTTGCGTGATAATAGTTATGCTTCAGCAGTTAAATTAGGGAATGGGATTGGATATCAATACCCCCATGATTTTCCCAATGATTATGTTGCTCAACAATACTCGCCCAAAGAAATGCTAGGAACAGTTTATTATCACCCTAAATTACATAGTGTTTATGAAAAACGAATTAATGACTTATATTATCATTTTACAAAGAAGACCAAGTAG
- a CDS encoding L-lactate dehydrogenase translates to MKNRKIVLVGCGSVGTSFLYAAINQGLAQEYVLIDINYEWAEGHALDLDNCNALLERPFYSVKAGTYEDCVDADMVVVTAGRPQKEGETRLEMVADNAKIIQEVALAIKASGFNGISLIASNPVDILTTVYQKVTGFESHTVLGSGTSLDSARLRGLVGKKLNVHPSSVHAYIMGEHGDSAMVAWSCASILGKRISDYTEEGRLTVEDLKTFQADAINMAYKIIEKKKSTCYGIGVVLAHIARIIIRGENQAILIGAYLNGEYGQRGIYTGVPAVISNNGWERIIKLHINNEEQEQFNKSCQKIHEALTVAFEAIGMQ, encoded by the coding sequence ATGAAAAATCGTAAAATTGTTTTAGTTGGTTGTGGTTCGGTAGGAACATCATTTCTTTATGCTGCAATTAACCAAGGTTTAGCACAAGAATATGTTTTAATTGACATTAATTATGAATGAGCAGAAGGCCATGCCTTGGATCTAGATAATTGTAATGCTCTCTTAGAACGACCATTTTATAGTGTTAAGGCCGGAACTTATGAGGACTGTGTTGACGCTGATATGGTTGTTGTAACTGCGGGACGTCCGCAAAAAGAAGGCGAAACAAGGTTAGAAATGGTTGCTGATAATGCAAAAATTATTCAAGAAGTTGCATTAGCAATTAAAGCCTCTGGTTTTAATGGTATTTCATTAATTGCCTCGAATCCAGTTGATATTTTAACGACTGTTTATCAAAAAGTAACGGGGTTTGAGTCACACACAGTTTTAGGATCAGGAACTAGTTTGGATTCTGCTCGTTTACGCGGGTTGGTTGGAAAGAAGTTAAACGTTCATCCTAGCTCTGTGCATGCTTATATTATGGGTGAACATGGTGATTCCGCAATGGTGGCCTGAAGTTGTGCTTCAATTTTGGGGAAACGAATTAGTGATTATACTGAAGAAGGACGTTTAACAGTTGAAGATTTAAAAACTTTTCAAGCTGATGCTATTAATATGGCGTATAAAATTATTGAAAAGAAAAAGTCAACTTGTTATGGCATTGGTGTTGTTTTAGCCCACATTGCCCGCATTATTATTCGTGGCGAGAACCAGGCAATCTTAATTGGGGCATACTTGAATGGTGAATATGGTCAGAGGGGAATTTATACTGGTGTTCCAGCAGTAATTAGTAATAATGGATGAGAACGAATTATTAAATTGCATATTAATAATGAAGAACAAGAGCAATTTAATAAATCTTGTCAAAAAATTCATGAGGCCTTAACCGTTGCTTTTGAAGCAATTGGGATGCAATAA
- a CDS encoding rod shape-determining protein, producing the protein MAMFNNKKPTFVSMDLGTAYTLVYISGSGIVYNEPSIVAYKIKENRIIAVGNEAYKMIGKGNKTIRIVRPMVDGVITDIRATEAQLKYIFNRLRINKQLANSIMLLACPSVITELEKNALKKIAMNLGATRVFVEEEVKMAALGGGVDIYKPFGNLVIDMGGGTTDIAVLASGDIVLSKSVKVAGNYLNDEILKYVRSQYGLEIGIKTAEMIKIEIGSLAKYGDERKMKVYGRDVVSGLPREIELTPEEVREVLKVPVSRIIDLAVQVLEETPPELAGDIFRNGITICGGGGLIKGIDHYFEETLQLPAKIGEQPLLAVINGTKKFESDIYDIIRQEHQKTKELDY; encoded by the coding sequence ATGGCGATGTTTAATAATAAAAAGCCAACTTTTGTATCAATGGATTTAGGAACAGCTTATACCTTGGTCTACATATCAGGAAGTGGAATTGTTTATAATGAACCATCAATTGTGGCTTATAAAATTAAAGAAAATCGAATTATTGCTGTTGGAAATGAAGCATATAAGATGATTGGGAAAGGAAATAAAACAATTAGAATTGTGCGGCCAATGGTCGATGGGGTTATTACCGATATTCGTGCAACGGAAGCTCAATTAAAATATATTTTTAATCGTTTACGAATTAATAAGCAATTAGCTAATTCAATTATGTTATTAGCTTGTCCGTCAGTAATTACGGAATTAGAAAAAAATGCGTTAAAGAAAATTGCAATGAATTTAGGAGCAACAAGAGTTTTTGTTGAAGAAGAAGTTAAAATGGCTGCTTTAGGTGGCGGGGTTGATATTTACAAACCTTTTGGAAATTTAGTGATTGATATGGGTGGAGGAACCACTGATATTGCTGTTCTTGCTTCAGGAGATATTGTGTTATCGAAGTCAGTAAAAGTTGCTGGAAACTACTTAAATGATGAAATTTTAAAATATGTTCGTTCACAATATGGTTTAGAAATTGGAATTAAAACAGCAGAAATGATTAAAATTGAAATTGGTTCATTAGCAAAATATGGTGATGAACGAAAAATGAAAGTGTATGGACGAGATGTTGTTTCAGGGTTACCACGTGAAATTGAATTAACGCCAGAAGAAGTTCGTGAAGTATTAAAAGTTCCAGTTTCGCGGATTATTGATTTAGCCGTCCAAGTCTTAGAAGAAACACCACCAGAATTAGCAGGGGATATTTTCCGAAATGGAATTACCATCTGTGGTGGTGGTGGTTTAATCAAAGGAATTGACCATTATTTTGAAGAAACATTACAATTACCAGCTAAAATTGGTGAACAACCATTATTAGCGGTTATTAACGGAACAAAAAAATTTGAATCAGATATTTATGACATTATTCGTCAAGAACACCAAAAAACAAAAGAATTAGATTATTAA
- a CDS encoding C39 family peptidase, with translation MKKKTRKWWVLNINLIFIVLFLLSFMMYILCCAYGNRNIKLTPRVLSYPVSLRSMITENDLGTIKTNGAHLPAESDIKNKLKNKYSNLNINNIKIINITQWEAIIVAKDKSPYRGKILVKYDINKATIDKSISLQVNLFYQETNYWCGPATLQMIVDYFTNTIISQRELSAQLYTEHYHGTYPEDMVNSLNQLATPKKPRYINKRIQQNFGGTIEEQKIFYQNIKYSLSHNFPVALAIHGKYPWSGYMRHYVVIYGIKAAQKFENFKYLILDPTLGKIDIEQSQIHNLFSLDNNSRINIYN, from the coding sequence ATGAAAAAAAAGACAAGAAAATGATGAGTACTAAATATTAATTTAATTTTTATTGTTCTTTTTCTTTTAAGTTTTATGATGTATATATTATGTTGTGCATATGGAAATCGCAACATAAAATTAACTCCACGTGTATTAAGTTATCCTGTTTCATTACGGTCAATGATTACTGAAAATGATTTAGGAACAATTAAGACAAATGGCGCACATCTTCCAGCTGAAAGTGACATAAAAAATAAATTAAAGAATAAATATAGTAATTTAAATATTAATAATATTAAGATCATAAATATTACGCAATGAGAGGCAATAATTGTCGCAAAAGATAAAAGTCCTTATAGGGGAAAAATATTAGTTAAATATGATATTAATAAAGCAACAATTGATAAGTCTATTTCATTACAAGTAAATTTGTTTTATCAAGAAACAAATTATTGATGTGGTCCAGCTACCTTGCAAATGATTGTGGACTATTTTACCAATACAATTATTTCACAACGAGAATTATCAGCCCAATTGTATACTGAACATTATCATGGAACTTATCCCGAAGATATGGTTAACAGTCTGAATCAATTAGCAACCCCTAAAAAACCGCGTTATATTAATAAGAGAATACAACAAAATTTTGGTGGTACTATTGAAGAACAAAAAATATTTTATCAAAATATTAAGTATAGTTTATCGCATAATTTCCCTGTTGCTTTAGCTATTCATGGGAAATATCCTTGGTCAGGGTATATGCGCCATTATGTTGTTATATATGGTATTAAGGCGGCACAAAAATTTGAGAATTTTAAATATTTGATTTTAGATCCAACTTTAGGAAAAATAGATATTGAGCAATCACAAATTCATAATCTTTTTAGTTTAGATAATAATAGTAGAATAAATATTTATAATTAA
- a CDS encoding lipoprotein: MQKLLTILGGITLAGTTIPNVVSCNKQNNKNTKNKLENIYQKVILRGSSYQLNLN, from the coding sequence ATGCAAAAATTATTAACTATTTTAGGTGGAATAACATTAGCGGGTACAACTATTCCAAATGTTGTATCTTGTAACAAACAAAATAACAAGAATACTAAAAATAAATTAGAAAATATTTATCAAAAAGTAATTCTGAGGGGCTCATCATATCAATTAAATTTAAATTAA
- the msrA gene encoding peptide-methionine (S)-S-oxide reductase MsrA, with the protein MKRTITLAAGCFWGTQAYFDRQPGIITTTVGYANGHQPTVTYDELCQNETGFVEACQITFDETIISLAQLLTKYWQIIDPTLVNQQGNDVGSQYRTGIYYDQADETWAQPIILKSRDEIAKYYQKPIATEIRPLSLYVLAEEYHQKYLEKNPTGYCHIDLTKG; encoded by the coding sequence ATGAAACGAACAATTACATTAGCAGCGGGTTGTTTTTGAGGAACACAGGCTTATTTCGATCGTCAGCCGGGAATTATTACAACAACGGTTGGTTATGCCAATGGTCATCAACCAACAGTGACATATGATGAGTTATGTCAAAATGAAACGGGATTTGTGGAAGCTTGTCAAATTACTTTTGATGAAACAATTATTTCATTGGCACAATTATTAACTAAGTACTGACAAATCATTGACCCAACTTTAGTCAACCAACAGGGCAATGATGTTGGTTCGCAATATCGAACAGGAATTTATTATGATCAAGCAGATGAAACATGAGCACAACCAATTATTCTTAAATCACGAGATGAAATTGCAAAATATTATCAGAAACCAATTGCTACAGAAATCCGACCGTTATCGTTATATGTTTTAGCAGAAGAATATCATCAAAAGTATTTAGAAAAAAATCCAACGGGATATTGTCACATAGATTTAACAAAAGGTTAA